A genomic segment from Acidobacteriota bacterium encodes:
- a CDS encoding antitoxin — translation TLSVDERVVARAKRYARTRGTSVSRLVETMLDLVSAPAASPGEAPPVLTRLRGSMARGSVDDYRRYLQRKYR, via the coding sequence ACCCTCTCCGTCGACGAGCGAGTCGTCGCACGCGCAAAGCGCTACGCGCGGACGAGGGGCACATCGGTGTCGAGGCTCGTCGAGACCATGCTCGACCTGGTGTCGGCGCCCGCCGCCTCACCTGGCGAGGCCCCGCCGGTGCTGACCAGGCTTCGTGGGTCGATGGCACGGGGCTCGGTCGACGACTACCGCCGTTACCTCCAGCGCAAGTACCGATGA